One stretch of Prunus persica cultivar Lovell chromosome G1, Prunus_persica_NCBIv2, whole genome shotgun sequence DNA includes these proteins:
- the LOC18791402 gene encoding G-type lectin S-receptor-like serine/threonine-protein kinase At1g67520, with protein MKLGLFGQNTTQPSFQFLVSWVSPQNPARGLFTLTLDQANSTKVVVWRGDGRHMDIAFWDGHNLRFIFDNTSSKNDYNFSYHSIGEEDAYYTFSKGRYDLMWFVMASTGDLDQFFLLDGNIWSISHRLCEDFAGGNTGKCLSSLPSMCENGDSFSVMNGSLPSTFNSGGWINMGTSDCETLCKSNCSCTAFVSVQNGQQVCQLYYQSRKDLLKIVEKGPGIVYIRGGATSSSDGKKWRLWLAIAVPLASLLVLIPIFSFCYLRCRKGRKDQATRHEGIIHSDQVRLFQMGSTNASPIQYDEVRIANMMELGRQKDQELPLFSFSTIQTATNDFAKATKLGEGGFGPVYKGLLPEGQEIAVKRLSEISRQGLEEFKNEVSVICKLQHRNLVRLLGCCIEGEESILIYEYMPNKSLDSFIFDSTKRSILDWRRRMHIIEGIAQGLLYLHKYSRLRIIHRDLKTSNILLDSDMNPKISDFGMARIFTDNDTKGKTSRVVGTFGYMSPEYAMGGLFSEKSDVFSFGVILLEIISGKKNVALFEVDNQLNLLGNAWNLWKEGKSMELVDSTLTASCSSREVTRYIQMGLLCVQERAMDRPTMADVVSMLSNETIAMALPKEPASWSQLSSSDADSSSSRQRHHSTFDMTISGVHGRYLNHLSSVMAMSLPLLCLISFFSFFLFSSHATDTLASSDNSGDNQTLVSSECGDHGANFTKMTGSLPSTSGVSVSSIGISDCQTLCKANCSCAGFASLQNESTCQLYYGSKQNLLKIIEKGAGLIYIRDRASSGNKKDSLWLIVAVPLASHLAFVSISLYCFVRWRRWRREDQARRREEGIINPDHEGRGAINMNVGRPKDQELPFFGISTIKAATNDFAKANKLGEGGFGPVYKGKLLPQGQEIAVKRLSKISRQGLNEFKNEISVICRLQHRNLVRLLGCCIEAEESILIYEYMPNKSLDSFIFDSTKRVLLDWRKRMNIIEGIAQGLLYLHKYSRLRIIHRDMKTSNILLDCDMNPKISDFGMARIFGDNDTRGQTNRVVGTFGYMSPEYAVDGRFSEKSDVFSFGVMLFEIISGKKNIAFFEADHSLNLLGIAWNLWKEGKSMELMDSTLSSSCSSTEVTRCIQMGLLCVQEKAMDRPTMSDVVSMLSNKTMALPLPKEPAFFSRSSDAESSSSRKRCHSGNDITISDVDGR; from the exons ATGAAACTAGGGTTGTTTGGCCAAAACACAACCCAACCAAGCTTTCAATTTCTGGTTTCTTGGGTAAGCCCCCAAAACCCTGCTCGTGGCCTCTTCACTTTAACTCTTGATCAGGCCAACTCCACAAAGGTGGTGGTTTGGAGAGGAGATGGACGCCATATGGATATCGCTTTCTGGGACGGGCACAACCTAAGGTTTATTTTTGACAACACAAGTAGCAAAAATGACTACAATTTTAGCTACCACTCcattggagaagaagatgcctACTACACTTTTAGCAAGGGAAGATACGATCTCATGTGGTTTGTGATGGCTTCAACTGGAGATTTGGACCAGTTTTTCTTATTGGATGGAAATATTTGGTCTATAAGTCATCGTTTGTGTGAAGACTTCGCTGGGGGTAATACTGGAAAGTGCTTGAGTTCATTGCCATCTATGTGTGAGAATGGTGATAGCTTTTCTGTGATGAATGGTTCGTTGCCATCTACGTTTAATAGTGGTGGCTGGATTAATATGGGAACTAGCGATTGTGAAACTTTGTGCAAGAGCAATTGTTCTTGTACTGCATTTGTTTCAGTTCAGAATGGTCAACAAGTTTGCCAACTTTATTATCAGAGTAGAAAGGATCTTTTGAAGATTGTGGAGAAGGGGCCAGGGATTGTTTACATTCGTGGTGGTGCTACTTCTTCAAGTG ATGGGAAGAAATGGAGACTCTGGTTGGCTATCGCAGTTCCCTTGGCTTCTCTCTTGGTTCTTATCCCAATCTTCTCATTCTGCTACCTGCGTTGCAGAAAGGGGCGCAAAG ATCAAGCAACCAGACATGAAGGGATTATCCATTCAGATCAAGTGAGATTATTCCAAATGGGCTCCACCAATGCGTCGCCAATTCAATATGATGAAGTCAGAATTGCAAATATGATGGAATTAGGCAGGCAGAAGGATCAAGAACTGCCCTTGTTTAGTTTCTCCACCATACAGACTGCAACAAATGACTTTGCCAAGGCTACCAAACTTGGTGAAGGTGGATTTGGGCCTGTCTATAAG GGTTTGCTACCAGAAGGGCAGGAAATCGCAGTGAAAAGGTTGTCCGAAATTTCGAGGCAAGGGTTGGAGGAGTTCAAAAACGAAGTCTCAGTAATTTGTAAACTGCAACACAGGAATTTGGTTAGGCTTTTGGGATGCTGCattgaaggagaagaaagtaTACTGATTTATGAGTACATGCCAAACAAAAGCCTGGattctttcatttttg ATTCAACCAAACGGTCAATTTTGGATTGGAGAAGGCGCATGCACATCATCGAAGGGATTGCTCAAGGCCTTCTATATCTTCACAAATATTCAAGATTAAGGATCATTCACCGCGACTTAAAAACGAGCAATATTCTGTTGGATAGTGACATGAACCCAAAGATATCTGATTTTGGCATGGCAAGAATCTTCACGGACAATGACACTAAAGGAAAAACAAGTCGGGTTGTTGGTACATT TGGTTACATGTCTCCGGAGTATGCCATGGGCGGCCtcttttctgaaaaatcaGATGTGTTTAGCTTTGGGGTAATCTTATTAGAGATCATAAGTGGCAAGAAGAACGTTGCCTTATTTGAGGTTGATAATCAGCTAAACTTACTCGGCAAT GCCTGGAATCTGTGGAAAGAAGGCAAGAGCATGGAATTGGTGGATTCAACATTGACTGCTTCTTGTTCGAGCCGTGAAGTTACCAGATACATTCAGATGGGACTTCTGTGTGTGCAAGAAAGAGCTATGGATCGACCAACCATGGCGGACGTTGTTTCGATGCTAAGCAACGAAACAATAGCCATGGCGCTTCCCAAAGAACCTGCATCATGGAGTCAGCTAAGTTCCAGTGATGCAGATTCATCGTCGAGTAGGCAAAGACATCACTCTACATTTGATATGACGATTTCAGGAGTGCACGGAAGGTA TTTAAACCATCTCTCATCTGTAATGGCCAtgtctcttcctcttctttgctTGATATCATTCTTTAGCTTCTTTTTATTCTCATCTCATGCAACAGACACACTTGCATCTTCAGACAATTCTGGAGACAACCAAACCCTGGTCTCATCTGAGTGCGGTGATCATGGAGCTAATTTTACTAAGATGACTGGTTCGCTGCCATCTACGAGTGGTGTTTCCGTAAGTAGTATTGGTATTTCTGATTGCCAAACTTTGTGCAAGGCCAATTGTTCTTGTGCCGGATTCGCTTCTCTTCAGAATGAATCAACATGTCAACTTTATTATGGGAGTAAACAGAATCTATTGAAGATCATAGAGAAAGGGGCGGGGCTTATTTACATCCGTGATCGTGCTTCAAGTG GTAATAAGAAGGATAGTCTCTGGTTAATTGTGGCGGTTCCTTTGGCTTCCCACTTGGCTTTTGTTTCAATCTCGTTATATTGTTTTGTGCGTTGGAGAAGGTGGCGTAGAG AAGATCAAGCAAGGAGACGAGAAGAAGGCATTATCAATCCTGATCATGAAGGTAGAGGTGCAATTAACATGAATGTAGGCAGACCGAAGGATCAAGAATTGCCCTTTTTTGGTATTTCTACAATAAAGGCTGCAACAAATGACTTTGCCAAGGCTAATAAACTTGGGGAAGGTGGATTTGGGCCTGTCTATAAG GGCAAGTTACTTCCACAAGGACAAGAAATTGCAGTGAAAAGGCTGTCCAAAATTTCCAGGCAAGGGTTGAATGAGTTCAAAAACGAAATTTCAGTAATTTGCAGGCTCCAGCACAGGAATTTGGTTAGGCTTTTGGGATGTTGCATTGAAGCAGAAGAAAGTATACTAATTTATGAGTACATGCCCAACAAAAGCCTGGATTCTTTCATTTTCG ATTCAACCAAACGGGTGCTTTTGGATTGGAGAAAGCGCATGAACATTATAGAAGGGATTGCTCAAGGTCTTCTGTATCTTCATAAATACTCAAGATTACGGATCATTCACCGCGATATGAAGACCAGTAATATTCTGTTGGACTGTGAcatgaacccaaaaatatcTGATTTTGGCATGGCACGAATTTTCGGGGATAATGACACCAGGGGACAAACAAATCGGGTTGTTGGTACATT TGGTTACATGTCTCCGGAGTACGCTGTGGATGGCCGTTTTTCTGAAAAGTCAGATGTATTCAGCTTCGGGGTTATGTTATTTGAGATCATAAGTGGCAAGAAGAATATAGCCTTCTTTGAGGCTGATCACTCCCTAAACTTGCTAGGCATC gCTTGGAATTTGtggaaagaaggaaagagcATGGAGTTGATGGATTCAACATTGAGCAGTTCTTGTTCAAGCACTGAAGTCACCAGATGCATTCAGATGGGTCTTTTGTGTGTGCAAGAAAAAGCTATGGACCGACCAACCATGTCGGATGTTGTTTCGATGCTAAGCAACAAAACAATGGCTCTGCCTCTTCCTAAAGAACCTGCATTTTTTAGTCGATCCAGTGATGCAGAATCATCTTCAAGTAGGAAAAGATGTCACTCTGGAAATGACATAACAATTTCAGACGTAGATGGTAGGTAG